TTAAGTGCCGTAATGGTAATATTAAGCTGTTTTAATTGCTCATTAAATTCATCGTTATTTTGCTCGGAATTATTAAAAGTATCCGAATATTCTTTGAGCTCTTCTTCAAAATCAGCAATTTTTTTGTATAAAACGTCATTATTTTCATTCAGTGTTTGCACCGATTCAGGCGGGGGAGTGGACTTGTTCTCAAGGGAAAGAATCTTTTGCTCTACCCGTTGGTTGAGTGCCTTAAAATGGGCAATTTCACTGGCCAGTTTCTCAGTATCCTGAACTAATAGGTCGTTTTTCTTTTCCAGAGAATATTTAATACGCAATAAATCGCTATTGAGAGCGGAGAGGGAAAGTGATTTTTCTATGCCTTCAGTACTTTTTTTGAGTCGAGACCGATTCTTTTTTATCTGAAAATGGTTTTTTTCTAGCTGGGTTTCATGTTGTTTTTGTTGTGACTCTACAGTCTCAACGCGATGCTCAAACTGATGATTTTGTTGCTTGAGAGTGGTGGTCTTGTGGCTTAAACGCGTAGTTTCTCGTTGGAGTGCTTCAAGTTGTTGTTTTTCAGCTTCTCGTTGGCTGACGAGTTTATCGAGTCGTTGTTGTATGTTTTTTAAAGCATTAAGTGATTTTTTTGCAGGCTTTTTTACAGGCGTATTTACAGACGCAGTTGTTCGTTGCTGATCAGCTTTAAGGCTTTTCAACTTTTTTTGAGCATTAATATTTTCTTTTTCAGACTTATTTTTTAATGCTTTTTTGTTCTTTTTATCATCCTTATTTTGGGATGATTTTGCCTTGCCCATTGCACATTCCTAGCAATTACTTTAATAAGGTATATTAAGTTTATAATAAATATAGATAATATTCCACAAAAGTGAAGCATTTAGATACATCATAAAGGATAAATAGTTAAGTTTTCCTATCATGATAGGGGAAAATAGATTGAAATCTGGCAATTTGAGTCACTTGTAAATAGGAGTAAAAAGCCCCATTAATGAGTGGTAGACAACATTTTATTTTATTATTTCCCTATAAAATTAATGGGTAATAGAAAGTTTTAAAAAACTTTTTTCAATAAAATAGAGAATTTTTTTTAGATTTAGCTAGACTTAAATAAATATGATTAACGTGACAAATTCAGATGAATGGTCTGATGACGAAATAAATGACGATGATGACGGCGCTGGCAGCACGGCGGTTGAAACCGCCAAGCCCAAGCTAAAAAAACCACGTATGTATCGTGTTATTATCAATAACGATGATTACACGCCAATGGAATTTGTGGTGCATGTGTTAGAGAATTTTTTCTCTATGGACAGAGCTAAAGCCACGCGAGTGATGATGGATGTCCATAATAGCGGCAAAGGGGTCTGTGGCCTGTTTACCCGTGATATGGCAGAAACGAAAACACTAGAAGTGAATAACTACTCAAAAAAACATAATCATCCTTTGATGTGTTCTATGGAAGTTGAATAATAGAATACACAATAAAAGGTTTTCGATAAGAGTAGTGTAAGCAGTAAATTTTGATAGAGGATAAACCATAGTGCTGAGTAAAGAACTCGAATTTACACTCAACCTTGCGTTCAAAGAAGCAAGGGAAAAACGTCATGAATTTATGACGGTTGAACATCTGTTGCTTGCTTTGCTGGATAATCCAGCGGCAGAAGAAGTGCTCAAAGCCTGTACGGTAGACCTCTCTCAATTGCGCACTGAATTGGTGATTTTTTTAGATGAAACCACACCCGTATTGTCTGAAATTGATGAGCGTGATACTCAGCCGACGTTGGGTTTTCAGCGGGTGTTACAACGGGCTATTTTTCAGGCGCAATCTTCCGGGAAAAAAGAAGTGAACGGGGCTAATGTGCTGGTTGCTATTTTTAATGAACAGGAATCTCAGGCTGTTTACTTGTTAGGTAAACAAGATGTTTCTCGGCTGGATATTGTGAGTTTTATTTCGCATGGTATTAGCAAGGTTGATGATAGCAATGCCGGTATGGACGAAGAAGAACGTGGTGCTGAAGGCGAATCTGCCGAAGGCGCTGCTGCTAAAGCCTCTCAAAGTCCTCTGGATCTCTATGCGGTTAATCTCAATGAACGTGCTCTGGCTGGCAAAATCGATCCGTTGATTGGGCGTAAAGAAGAAGTCAATCGTACCATTCAAATCCTTTGTCGCCGTAGAAAAAACAACCCTTTGTTTGTCGGTGAAGCGGGGGTGGGTAAAACAGCCTTGGCAGAAGGGCTGGCAAAGAAAATCATTGATAATGAAGTGCCGGAAGTACTGGAAGGCAATGTCATTTTTTCTTTAGATCTCGGTGCATTATTGGCCGGTACTAAATACCGTGGTGATTTTGAAAAACGCCTAAAGGCAGTTTTGAACCAACTGAAAAAAGAACCTAAATCGATTTTGTTTATCGATGAAATCCATACCATTATTGGTGCCGGTGCGGCATCAGGTGGTGCAATGGATGCGTCAAACCTAATTAAGCCGGCCTTGTCAACCAGTGATTTACGTTGTATTGGCTCGACGACCTATCAGGAGTATCGCGGTATCTTTGAAAAAGACCATGCCTTAGCGCGACGCTTTCAGAAAATTGATGTACCTGAGCCCACTGCAGAAGAGACCTATCAAATTCTTGAAGGTCTACGTTCACGCTATGAAGAATACCATCATATTAAATATACCAAACAGGCATTACGCACTGCGGCAGAATTGTCAGAACGCTACATTAATGAGCGTCACTTACCTGATAAGGCTATTGATGTCATTGATGAGGCAGGTGCTAATCAACAGCTCAAAGCACCGTCTAAGCGTAAGAAAACCATTGGCGTGAAAGAAATTGAAGCCATTATCGCGACGATTGCCCGCATTCCACCGAAAAATATCAGTACCAGTGATAAGAGTGCACTGAAGAAATTAGCGCGTAACCTGAAACTGGTTATACATGGTCAAGATAAAGCCATTGAGACGCTTGATGATGCCATTAAGATGACTCGGGCTGGCATAGGGCGGGATAATAAGCCAATTGGCTCATTCCTCTTCTCAGGACCTACTGGCGTGGGTAAAACCGAGGTTTCTACCCAACTTGCCAAATTAATGGGGATTGAGTTAGTCCGCTTTGATATGTCTGAATACATGGAGCGTCATACGGTATCAAGACTGATTGGCGCACCACCGGGTTATGTGGGCTATGATCAGGGGGGCTTGTTGACCGAAGCGGTGAACAAGCATCCTCATTGCGTGTTGTTATTGGATGAAATTGAAAAAGCCCATCCGGATGTCTTTAACCTGTTATTGCAGGTAATGGATCATGGCACGCTGACGGATAATAATGGTCGTAAGGCAGATTTCAGAAATGTGATTTTAATTATGACGACCAATATGGGTGCAGAAGCAATGTCGCGCTCATCCATTGGCTTTACCAAGCAAAATCATGCCTCTGATGGCATGGAAGCGATTAAACGTGGCTTCACGCCTGAATTTCGTAATCGTTTGGATGCTGTGGTGCAATTTTCTTCACTCTCGCCTGAGGTGATGATTCAAGTGGTTGATAAGTTTATCTTTGAACTTGAAACGCAATTGGCAGAGAAAAAAGTTGAGTTATACGTTGAAACCGATGCCCGTGAATGGTTGGCAAAAAATGGCTATGATGAGAAAATGGGTGCCAGACCAATGGCCAGACTGATTCAAGAAAGCATTAAGAAGCCACTCGCAGAAGCTTTGCTATTCGGGGAGTTAGAGCATGGGGGTAAGGTGACTGTTTCTGTTGCCGATGACGAACTTAAATTCGACTTGCAAAGTGAAGTGGGTAAAATCGACAAGGTACATTAAGTTTAGATAGTCTTAAACCTTTACCTTAAACAAAGGGTCTTAAACCATTACCTTAAACAAAGGGTCTTAAACAAACGGCCTTAAAAATACCTAGCAATAAAAAAAGCCCACACCATTAAATAAATGGTGCGGGCTTTTTTGTTGACTAGTATTTATTTAGCACGATAGGTAATACGACCCTTGCTTAAATCATAAGGTGTCAGTTGCACTGTTACCTTATCACCCGTCAGAATACGAATATAGTTTTTTCTCATTTTACCTGAAATGTGTGCAGTCACTACGTGACCGTTTTCAAGCTCTACGCGGAACATGGTGTTTGGCAATGTGTCAATCACAGTGCCTTCCATTTCAATACCTTCTTCTTTTGCCATAAATCTCTATATCTAATGTTAATAATTCGTTTAAACTGGAATTTCAAGGCGTGAATAGTGCCCCAATTAGAAAAAATTAGCAATACTTTATTACTATTTAATTGATAATTAGTGGGGAAAAAGGTTTTTTCTTTGAACTTAAGCGGTTTTAGAATGTCTCCAGGGGATTTGTGCCCAAGAAACATAAGGTTTTTCAGTGGCTTCGACAATGACAATGCCCATGCCGATCAGTTGAGCGAGAATTTCAATATCCGGCTCAGATAATTGTTCTTGTAGTAGTGCGAGTTGTGCGCTATTAACAAATAATAGATTAGGCCTGAAACCATGTTGCTGTTCATACCTCACTGTTAAGTGATTTATTTTACTAAGCATTCACATACCTGAATTGACTGACTGAAGAAGTGCTGCGATTAACTTTATTATCGTCCTCAGTAGAATAAGCTTTAGCGGTTTTGTTAAATGCTGTGAGATATTTTGAATAAAATTTGATGTTAAATCAGATCCTTATCTTGCTTGCTTGTTAAGGATGTTAGCTAAAGTGTCAGTATAACAATGACTTGTTAATACATGTTAAAGCAAACTAAGAGGAGCATCGTGCCAGCTATGATTATAGTAATATTCCAGTGGTTGATAGTTTTCTTTATAACTCATTTTCTGGCAGTCTTTAATCCAATAGCCAAGATAGAGCCATTGTAGTCCGCGACGCTGGGCTTCTTCTACTTGCCATAATACCGAAAAAACACCCAGACTGCGGCTTTTATATTCATCAGCGGGATTAAAAAAAGTATAAACAGCAGACAGACCATCATCGACAATGTCGGTGACCGCGACGCCTAATAATTGTCCTTCTTCACGCATTTCAAAGAATGCGGTCTCACTCCATTTTGAAGTTAGAAACTCCAGATATTTATCATCATCCGGCTCATCCATACCACCGCCTGCATGTCTGGAACGCACATAATCGGCATACATTTGATAGTGTTCAGCATCATAAAGAGGGGATTTTTCTTCAATCGTGATGAGCTTGTTTTTATTTTTACAGCGTTTTTGAGAACGGCTGAGAAGAAAATTTTGTACGTTTAAACGTACCGGCGTGCATTCCTGACATTTCTTACAATACGGCGTATAGATATAGCTACCGCTACGACGAAAACCTTGCTGGATCAGTTCGGAATATATTTCAGCCGTTAATTCGCGTTCAGGATCGACAAATAGGCTATTGGCCTGACGATCAGGTAAATAACTACAATCGTGATCGGCTGACAAGTATAAATTAATCGGTTTTTTTAAAAAATTGCGATCCATATCAGACATTCATATTATCCATGCACTAATTCCTCTACATCTTTTATATATGCTTGGGCATGCTGTTTAATGAGTTCAAGAAACTGCGCTCTGGAAATTTCTTCAGCGCCTAAACTTAATAAGTGGTCAGTGGTTACCTGACAGTCTATTAAAGCATAGCCGGATTTTGTCAGTTCGTCCAGCAGATGCACAAAGGCAAGCTTGGAAGCATTGCTTTGATGGGAAAACATCGATTCACCAAAAAAAACCTTGCCCAGAGACAAACCATAGAGTCCACCGACTAATTGCCCCTTATGCCAATATTCAGCACTATGAGCAATACCTAAGTGATGTAAGTGTAAATAGGCTTGCCGCATTTCATCGGTGATCCAGGTACCATCCTGATCTTTTCGTGCGGTTTGCGCACAGGCGCTGATCACCTGTTCAAATGCCTGATCCATTGTGGTGCTAAAAACTTGTTGACGGATCAGCTTTTTGAGGCTTTTTGAAATATGCAGCTTTTCTGGAAATAATACTGCTCTGGGATTAGGACTCCACCATAAAATGGGCTGGCCATGACTATACCAGGGGAAAATACCTTGTAGATAGGCACTGATGATGCGCTGAGGTGATAAATCACCGCCGACCGCCAATAAGCCGTCTGGATCAGTCAGGGCATTATCAGGGTGTGGAAATTCTAAGTTGCTGTCATCAGGGTTTAACCAGACTGGGTATTGGTTCATGGTTGAATTTTTTTAGGTTTAATCTTCATTGTGTAAAGAGGGTTGTCTAATATAGCATAGTGGCAGGGGATGCATTACAATCAATCGCTTATTTTTTTAATTTATGTTAATAGAGTCTATATGCCCGATCTGACGGTAAAAAAACTGAATTTATCTGCAATTTCGCCTAATTTTAGTCAATCCTTTGATTTTTCTGTGCCTGCGGGTACTTGCCTAGGTTTAACCGGGCCATCAGGCATAGGCAAGTCGGTATTGCTTAAAGCATTGGCAGATATGTTGGCCCATGAGGGTGAAATCTTTTTAGATAATATTGAATCACAAACTATTTCAGCTCAACAATGGCGGCGTAAAGTGGCCTTGTTGCCCGCAGAAAGTCAGTGGTGGTGTGAAACCGTGGGAGAACATTTTACCCACTATGATGAGGCCTTATTTGCTCATTTGGGTTTTAAAGAAGCAGTAATGGACTGGCAGATCAGTCATTTATCCAGTGGTGAAAAACAACGACTGGCCTGTATCCGGCTCTTAATGAATCAGCCTGAGGCATTATTACTGGATGAACCCAGTGCCAATTTAGACTCTGAAAATCGTGCGCAATTGGAATGGCTAATCAATGACTATCAGCAGAAACACCAAATACCGATTGTTTGGATCAGCCATGATAAAGTGCAATTACAGCGAGTTTGCCAGCAGTTATTAGTGCTTGAAAAAGACCGTTATGAGCTAATAGCATTGCTGCCAGATGCCATTCAACAGGACTCAATATTATGATACATTTAACGGCCTGGGATCTGGCCATTGCCTCGGTGATGATTATATTATTAGCCATCACCAGCTTTTTGTTAAAACTTAATATCAGCAAGCAATTGCTTATCGCCGCCACGCGTAATGTGATTCAGCTCTTACTGATTGGCTATGTATTAAAAATTATTTTCAATAGTGACAACTTATTCCTCTTAGCCAGTATTGCCACAATAATGTTATTAGTGGCAGGCTTTGAAATTAACTCTCGGCAAAAATATCCTTTAAGACGTTGGATTGGTTTTAAAATTGGCACCAGTGCCTTGTTTATTTCATCTTTTACCATGGCATTGCTAACGCTCATGGTGATTGTTGCTCCCACACCCTGGTATTCACCACAATATGCCATTCCTCTATTAGGGATGTTATTGGGCAATACCATGAATGGAATTTCTTTGGGAATGGACAAATTAAATCAGAGTGTATACCAGCAACGACTGGTGATTGAACAGCGGCTGATGTTAGGGCAAAGTTATCAAGAAGCCATTCAGGAAATACGCGCAGAAAGTATTCGCACTGGCATGATCCCCATTATAAATTCCATGGCAATTGCGGGACTGGTAAGTTTGCCGGGGATGATGACCGGACAAATTTTATCAGGCACACCGCCAGTGGAAGCGGTTAAATATCAGATCTTGATATTTTTTCTAATAGCTGCCGGAACGGGCTTTGGTATCATGTTAGCGGTATGGATGATATCCAAGCGCTTATTTGATGATCGACAGCGCTTGAATCTGAATATTTTACAAACGAAACGCTGAGTCTATCAGCTAGTCAATAATGGGGATTTAAATTAATGATAAAAAAAATAGCACAAAGATTATTGTTATTATTGGTTTGTTATTTTTGTAGTGGGACGATGGTCTATGCCAGTAATGTACTGACCGAAACTGCCCCCTGGGGTTCAGCAGATGTTTTGGATATCCAATATAAACCGGAAAAAGTGCTCTATGATATGATTTCGGGAGACAAGGAATATCTTATTCGTGTGTTGGACAGGCTTGCCTATCTTAATAAGCTGTACGGTTCAGATACCTTTGATGCGTCGATTGTGGTGGTGATCCACGGCGAGGCGATTCCATTTTTTGCTATTGATAAAACCCAGCAGCATCAAGATATGATGGCACGGGCACAAAGTTTGACTGTCGGCACAGCAATCGAATTTAGAATGTGTCGTGCCTCGGCTAAATTATTACACTATGAACCGGAAAATATTCATGGCTTCGTGCAAATGGTGCCTATGGCTGATGCTGAAATTATCCGCTTACAAGCGGATGGATATAGCTATATGCACTAATTTATTTTTTCGGACGAAAGGCTTTAATCACGCTTTCATCGCATTCAAGAAATGGCCCGTCAATCAGATCAATGCAATAAGGAATAGCAGGAAAAACTGCATCCAGACATTCTCTAATGGACTTAGGCTTGCCCGGCAAATTGACGATCAATGACTGCCCACGAATCCCTGCTGTTTGACGAGAAAGAATAGCAGTCGCTACATATTGTAAGCTCACCTGACGCATGAGCTCACCAAAGCCGGGCATCATTTTTTCACAAATATTTTCAGTTGCTTCGGGTGTGACATCACGTTTAGCAGGGCCTGTGCCACCAGTGGTAACAATTAAACAGCACTGTTCCTGATCGGCTAGCTCGATCATGGTTTGTTCTAAATCTGCTTGAACATCGGGAATCACACGATAAACAGGCTCCCATTCAGAGGTCAAATAATCTGTCATGGTGTCAATAATAGCCTGTCCGGATAGATCTTCATAAATACCGGCGCTGGCGCGATCAGATGCAGTGATAATACCAATTTTAGCTTTCATACATTATACTCGTGATATCGATTTAGGGCTGTTGTATACCCATGACACTTGGAAATGCAGGCTTCGTTATTTTAGGTTTAACTAAAAGCCTCAATCATGTAGTACTTATACAATCAATCGGCTTTTAGTCAAAATGCCTCGCTACATTTCCAAGTGTCATGGGTATATTGCAATTTTTGTTGCAAAACAGTGTATTCTTTTGTAGAAATTAAGTAAATATTTATCTTGGCCAATCAATAGATGATTTTCGGCTAAATGAGAGTTGGATTTATAATGAAATTGTTTTTGTGTTTAATGCTGGCCTTACTCGCTAGTCTGGGCAATGGGGCACTTTGGGCCAGTGTGTTTAATTTGCCGGACAATCCGAATGAAAGTGTCGTGGGGCTGGTGCCTGAAACGCCTTTTTATACGACCGCTAATGAGGAAGACACCTTATTAGATGTGGCACGACGCTATAACATTGGTCAAAATGAAATTTTGCTGGTTAATCCTGATGTTGATCGTTGGCTCCCCGGTACAAAAAAACAAATTTTAATCCCCAGTAGTCGAGTATTACCTGACACGCCAAGAAAAGGTTTGACGCTTAATTTACCTGAATATCGGCTGTATTATTTTCCCGCTGATGGCAAAACAGTGAGTACCCATCCCGTGAGCATTGGTCGCCAGGATTGGAATACACCGCTGGGGCAAACCAAAATTGTCACTAAACGCGCCAATCCCACTTGGACGCCACCTGCTTCAATCAAAAAAGAACATGCAGAAAAGGGTGAAATCCTACCCGATGTTGTACCTGCCGGCCCGGATAACCCCTTAGGTTTATTTGCCTTGCGCCTGGGCATCCCCGGCTATTTAATTCATGGCACAAACAAGCCCTATGGTGTCGGTATGCGGGTCAGCCATGGCTGTGTCAGAATGTATCCCGAAGATATTGAAAAATTATTTCCAGAGGTCAAAGTAGGCATGCCAGTCAATATTGTGAACCAGCCGGTAAAAGTAGGCTGGCTGAATAATAAAATTTATATTGAAGTCCATCCCCAATTAGAAGGCGAAGAGCTGCCTTATGAACAACTTTATGAAAAAACCATGGCATTAATTCGGCAAGCCTTTTTTAAGCATAATCCACAACAAGCATTAGTCGTTGAAGCACAAGCTCTAAGAGATGCTTTAGAGAAAAAAAATGGTTTACCTGTTGCAATCACACAGGCTATTGAAGTAAAGAGTGATCCGGTAGAGGCTTTATTTTAAAGGAGAGGCTAATATGCTCATGATACTTGGCAATGCAGGCTTCATTCTCTTTGTTCAGAGATGTAACTAAAATCCTCAATCATGTAGTAATTATACGCCCAGAGTAAGTGCCCTTGGGATGCATTTCCATGTCTCATGGGGATAATCCGTATTCTTGGTGCTTGTAAACTCCATGTCGAAGAGTGATCTCGCCATAAAAATTAGGTGTATTTAGGCTAAAAATTATTTATTGCTTTTATTGAGATAAGCAACTAATGAAACTAAAGTGCTTAAACTTATCCTGCATGGCAGCTTACTAGGATATTGTGTGGGC
This genomic window from sulfur-oxidizing endosymbiont of Gigantopelta aegis contains:
- the mog gene encoding molybdopterin adenylyltransferase, encoding MKAKIGIITASDRASAGIYEDLSGQAIIDTMTDYLTSEWEPVYRVIPDVQADLEQTMIELADQEQCCLIVTTGGTGPAKRDVTPEATENICEKMMPGFGELMRQVSLQYVATAILSRQTAGIRGQSLIVNLPGKPKSIRECLDAVFPAIPYCIDLIDGPFLECDESVIKAFRPKK
- the infA gene encoding translation initiation factor IF-1 gives rise to the protein MAKEEGIEMEGTVIDTLPNTMFRVELENGHVVTAHISGKMRKNYIRILTGDKVTVQLTPYDLSKGRITYRAK
- the aat gene encoding leucyl/phenylalanyl-tRNA--protein transferase codes for the protein MNQYPVWLNPDDSNLEFPHPDNALTDPDGLLAVGGDLSPQRIISAYLQGIFPWYSHGQPILWWSPNPRAVLFPEKLHISKSLKKLIRQQVFSTTMDQAFEQVISACAQTARKDQDGTWITDEMRQAYLHLHHLGIAHSAEYWHKGQLVGGLYGLSLGKVFFGESMFSHQSNASKLAFVHLLDELTKSGYALIDCQVTTDHLLSLGAEEISRAQFLELIKQHAQAYIKDVEELVHG
- a CDS encoding arginyltransferase; this translates as MSDMDRNFLKKPINLYLSADHDCSYLPDRQANSLFVDPERELTAEIYSELIQQGFRRSGSYIYTPYCKKCQECTPVRLNVQNFLLSRSQKRCKNKNKLITIEEKSPLYDAEHYQMYADYVRSRHAGGGMDEPDDDKYLEFLTSKWSETAFFEMREEGQLLGVAVTDIVDDGLSAVYTFFNPADEYKSRSLGVFSVLWQVEEAQRRGLQWLYLGYWIKDCQKMSYKENYQPLEYYYNHSWHDAPLSLL
- a CDS encoding ABC transporter ATP-binding protein, whose product is MPDLTVKKLNLSAISPNFSQSFDFSVPAGTCLGLTGPSGIGKSVLLKALADMLAHEGEIFLDNIESQTISAQQWRRKVALLPAESQWWCETVGEHFTHYDEALFAHLGFKEAVMDWQISHLSSGEKQRLACIRLLMNQPEALLLDEPSANLDSENRAQLEWLINDYQQKHQIPIVWISHDKVQLQRVCQQLLVLEKDRYELIALLPDAIQQDSIL
- a CDS encoding ABC transporter permease; protein product: MIHLTAWDLAIASVMIILLAITSFLLKLNISKQLLIAATRNVIQLLLIGYVLKIIFNSDNLFLLASIATIMLLVAGFEINSRQKYPLRRWIGFKIGTSALFISSFTMALLTLMVIVAPTPWYSPQYAIPLLGMLLGNTMNGISLGMDKLNQSVYQQRLVIEQRLMLGQSYQEAIQEIRAESIRTGMIPIINSMAIAGLVSLPGMMTGQILSGTPPVEAVKYQILIFFLIAAGTGFGIMLAVWMISKRLFDDRQRLNLNILQTKR
- the clpA gene encoding ATP-dependent Clp protease ATP-binding subunit ClpA, with amino-acid sequence MLSKELEFTLNLAFKEAREKRHEFMTVEHLLLALLDNPAAEEVLKACTVDLSQLRTELVIFLDETTPVLSEIDERDTQPTLGFQRVLQRAIFQAQSSGKKEVNGANVLVAIFNEQESQAVYLLGKQDVSRLDIVSFISHGISKVDDSNAGMDEEERGAEGESAEGAAAKASQSPLDLYAVNLNERALAGKIDPLIGRKEEVNRTIQILCRRRKNNPLFVGEAGVGKTALAEGLAKKIIDNEVPEVLEGNVIFSLDLGALLAGTKYRGDFEKRLKAVLNQLKKEPKSILFIDEIHTIIGAGAASGGAMDASNLIKPALSTSDLRCIGSTTYQEYRGIFEKDHALARRFQKIDVPEPTAEETYQILEGLRSRYEEYHHIKYTKQALRTAAELSERYINERHLPDKAIDVIDEAGANQQLKAPSKRKKTIGVKEIEAIIATIARIPPKNISTSDKSALKKLARNLKLVIHGQDKAIETLDDAIKMTRAGIGRDNKPIGSFLFSGPTGVGKTEVSTQLAKLMGIELVRFDMSEYMERHTVSRLIGAPPGYVGYDQGGLLTEAVNKHPHCVLLLDEIEKAHPDVFNLLLQVMDHGTLTDNNGRKADFRNVILIMTTNMGAEAMSRSSIGFTKQNHASDGMEAIKRGFTPEFRNRLDAVVQFSSLSPEVMIQVVDKFIFELETQLAEKKVELYVETDAREWLAKNGYDEKMGARPMARLIQESIKKPLAEALLFGELEHGGKVTVSVADDELKFDLQSEVGKIDKVH
- a CDS encoding DsrE family protein, yielding MIKKIAQRLLLLLVCYFCSGTMVYASNVLTETAPWGSADVLDIQYKPEKVLYDMISGDKEYLIRVLDRLAYLNKLYGSDTFDASIVVVIHGEAIPFFAIDKTQQHQDMMARAQSLTVGTAIEFRMCRASAKLLHYEPENIHGFVQMVPMADAEIIRLQADGYSYMH
- the clpS gene encoding ATP-dependent Clp protease adapter ClpS, with the protein product MINVTNSDEWSDDEINDDDDGAGSTAVETAKPKLKKPRMYRVIINNDDYTPMEFVVHVLENFFSMDRAKATRVMMDVHNSGKGVCGLFTRDMAETKTLEVNNYSKKHNHPLMCSMEVE
- a CDS encoding L,D-transpeptidase family protein encodes the protein MKLFLCLMLALLASLGNGALWASVFNLPDNPNESVVGLVPETPFYTTANEEDTLLDVARRYNIGQNEILLVNPDVDRWLPGTKKQILIPSSRVLPDTPRKGLTLNLPEYRLYYFPADGKTVSTHPVSIGRQDWNTPLGQTKIVTKRANPTWTPPASIKKEHAEKGEILPDVVPAGPDNPLGLFALRLGIPGYLIHGTNKPYGVGMRVSHGCVRMYPEDIEKLFPEVKVGMPVNIVNQPVKVGWLNNKIYIEVHPQLEGEELPYEQLYEKTMALIRQAFFKHNPQQALVVEAQALRDALEKKNGLPVAITQAIEVKSDPVEALF